In Agrobacterium sp. RAC06, a single window of DNA contains:
- a CDS encoding antibiotic biosynthesis monooxygenase family protein: MYIAMNRFRVVPGFEEAFENQWKAREGRLAEMPGYIEFHMLKGPKAEDHTLYASHTVWETHGHFVAWTKSEQFRAAHARAGESKVQYLSGPHFEGFDVIIHEDRSGKRSASEAA; this comes from the coding sequence ATGTACATCGCCATGAACCGTTTTCGCGTCGTCCCGGGCTTCGAGGAAGCCTTCGAGAACCAGTGGAAGGCCCGCGAAGGCCGACTGGCTGAAATGCCGGGCTACATCGAATTCCACATGCTGAAGGGCCCGAAGGCCGAAGACCATACGCTGTACGCTTCGCACACCGTCTGGGAAACCCATGGCCATTTCGTCGCCTGGACCAAGTCGGAACAGTTCCGCGCCGCCCATGCACGCGCCGGCGAAAGCAAGGTTCAGTATCTCTCCGGTCCGCATTTCGAGGGCTTTGACGTCATCATCCATGAAGATCGCTCGGGCAAGCGCTCGGCTTCCGAAGCTGCGTGA
- a CDS encoding PhzF family phenazine biosynthesis protein: MARQYAIYDVFTDRKLAGNPLAVIFDGAGLSDEMMQTIAGEMNLSETVFVQPADHASHTARIRIFTPGRELPFAGHPTVGTAIALAERAYSGETANMDLVSVLEETIGPVRCAVRVRPGEASFAEFDLPRLSSRHELQLDRQGLADALSVKVSAIGFENHVPTVWSAGVPFLLVPLHDVATIESVEFEPQLWERVAPMSEGRLTSAYIYCRGGVHHAAKFHARMFSPDMGIHEDPATGSAVAALSGAIHHFDALPDGHHPMMIEQGVEMGRPSYIHLHIDVKDGAVSRARIGGQAVRLATGMLDL; encoded by the coding sequence GTGGCGAGACAGTATGCCATCTATGACGTGTTCACCGACCGCAAACTGGCGGGCAATCCGCTCGCTGTGATCTTCGACGGTGCCGGCCTGTCCGACGAGATGATGCAAACAATTGCCGGAGAGATGAACCTCTCGGAGACCGTTTTCGTCCAGCCCGCCGATCACGCATCGCACACCGCCCGGATCCGGATCTTTACCCCTGGCCGAGAACTGCCCTTTGCCGGGCACCCGACGGTGGGTACCGCGATTGCGCTGGCCGAGCGCGCCTATAGTGGCGAGACCGCCAACATGGATCTCGTTTCCGTGCTGGAGGAGACGATTGGTCCTGTGCGCTGTGCCGTCCGGGTCAGGCCGGGGGAGGCAAGCTTCGCCGAATTCGACCTGCCGCGCCTGTCGAGCCGCCATGAGTTGCAATTGGATCGGCAGGGGCTTGCCGATGCGTTGTCCGTCAAGGTCAGCGCCATAGGGTTTGAAAACCATGTGCCGACGGTGTGGAGTGCCGGCGTCCCGTTTCTTCTCGTGCCTCTGCACGATGTGGCGACGATCGAGAGCGTCGAATTCGAGCCGCAACTGTGGGAACGCGTGGCGCCGATGAGCGAGGGGCGACTGACGTCTGCCTACATCTATTGTCGCGGCGGGGTGCATCATGCCGCAAAATTCCATGCGCGGATGTTCTCGCCCGATATGGGCATTCACGAGGATCCCGCGACTGGGTCTGCCGTGGCAGCGCTTTCAGGCGCCATCCATCATTTCGACGCACTGCCGGACGGTCATCACCCGATGATGATCGAGCAGGGGGTTGAGATGGGCCGCCCTTCCTACATTCACCTGCATATCGATGTGAAAGACGGCGCCGTCTCGCGGGCGCGGATCGGTGGTCAGGCCGTCCGCCTGGCCACGGGAATGCTGGATCTCTGA
- a CDS encoding aminotransferase-like domain-containing protein, with amino-acid sequence MLNWDHVFATRSSRMRASEIRELLKLLDKPDIISFAGGIPDPALFPEREFAEAYAGLFADGKAGGALQYSVSEGYLPLRAWLKEEMGRLGIACELDNIFITSGSQQALDYLGKLFLSPGDTALVTWPTYLGALQAFNAYEPAYDQLSIGNRTPESYRAEAATQGSAVKFAYLSTDFANPTGQTVSLEERHQILALADELDIPVIEDAAYQHLRYDGEAIAPILALDIARSGGIDACRTIYCGSFSKTLAPGLRVGYVVAATPVIRKLVLMKQAADLHSSTINQMVVAEVAAQHFPAQIAKIRAAYVARRDAMLAALEKYMPEGAEWTRPEGGMFVWVTLPNGMDGAELLARSVETEKVAFVPGQAFFADRSGANTIRLSYSCANEAMIEEGIRRLGRLVGHALAQAA; translated from the coding sequence ATGCTGAACTGGGATCATGTCTTTGCCACGCGTTCGTCCCGCATGCGCGCCTCCGAAATTCGAGAGCTCCTGAAGCTCCTCGACAAGCCGGACATCATCTCGTTTGCAGGCGGCATTCCCGATCCGGCACTGTTTCCCGAACGGGAGTTTGCCGAGGCTTATGCCGGCCTGTTTGCCGATGGAAAGGCCGGCGGCGCGCTGCAGTATTCGGTGTCTGAGGGGTATCTGCCGCTGCGTGCCTGGTTGAAGGAGGAAATGGGGCGGTTGGGCATCGCCTGCGAGCTCGACAACATCTTCATCACGTCAGGCTCGCAACAGGCGCTCGACTATCTCGGGAAGCTGTTTCTGTCGCCCGGCGACACGGCGCTTGTGACCTGGCCGACCTATCTCGGCGCGTTGCAGGCCTTCAATGCCTACGAGCCTGCCTATGATCAGCTGTCGATCGGAAACCGGACGCCCGAGAGCTACAGGGCGGAGGCGGCGACGCAGGGGAGTGCCGTGAAGTTTGCCTATCTCTCCACCGATTTCGCCAATCCGACGGGTCAGACTGTCAGCCTTGAGGAGCGGCACCAGATCCTGGCCTTGGCCGACGAGCTCGACATTCCGGTGATCGAAGACGCGGCCTATCAACATCTGCGCTATGACGGCGAGGCCATTGCGCCCATCCTTGCGCTCGACATTGCCCGCAGCGGCGGCATCGACGCCTGCCGGACCATCTATTGCGGCAGCTTTTCCAAGACGCTGGCACCGGGTCTGCGCGTCGGCTATGTCGTGGCTGCCACGCCGGTCATCCGCAAGCTCGTGTTGATGAAGCAGGCGGCGGATCTGCATTCCTCGACGATCAACCAGATGGTCGTGGCCGAGGTGGCCGCACAGCATTTTCCGGCACAGATTGCGAAGATCCGGGCAGCCTATGTGGCGCGCCGCGATGCCATGCTGGCGGCGCTGGAAAAATACATGCCCGAAGGTGCCGAATGGACGCGGCCGGAGGGCGGGATGTTCGTCTGGGTCACGCTGCCTAACGGTATGGACGGCGCAGAACTGCTGGCCCGGTCGGTCGAGACGGAAAAGGTGGCTTTCGTACCGGGCCAAGCCTTCTTTGCCGATCGTTCCGGTGCCAATACGATCCGGCTTTCCTATTCCTGCGCCAACGAAGCGATGATCGAGGAAGGCATCCGTCGTCTGGGCCGGCTCGTCGGGCATGCGCTGGCCCAGGCGGCCTGA
- a CDS encoding endonuclease/exonuclease/phosphatase family protein, giving the protein MSIRIATFNIENLIARFDFTGYRNQLKSDRVLKLFDIKSEADYQRLEAARVVSSTDDTRQLSALAIADTNADILCLQEVDNMEALKAFEYGYLFRMIGSGYRQKYLVEGNDSRGIDVAVLMREKTRDGQPIELRDVTSHAALTYHDLGLYHPGLGERIRPDDRIFKRDCLELDLRVGGRPLTVYVVHFKSMTNGRDGMDGRTSTMPIREAEAKAVRHIIENRFGSESASRHNFVICGDMNDYQERIDVIGDRRSGYDYVHRPDLPSALDVFSHDGFAENPMLRRDPLDRWTLYHSRGPEEQHLCQLDYIWLSKGLAQANPQALPEVIRNGQPFRTPFPPGQEVERYPRTGWDRPKASDHCPIAITLHLP; this is encoded by the coding sequence ATGTCCATTCGCATCGCGACCTTCAACATCGAAAACCTGATCGCCCGCTTCGATTTCACCGGCTATCGCAACCAGCTGAAATCCGATCGGGTGTTGAAGCTGTTCGACATCAAGTCGGAAGCCGACTACCAGCGGCTCGAAGCGGCGCGGGTCGTATCCTCCACCGACGACACCCGGCAGCTCTCGGCGCTGGCGATTGCCGACACCAATGCCGACATCCTGTGCCTGCAGGAGGTCGACAACATGGAGGCGCTCAAGGCCTTCGAATACGGCTATCTCTTCCGCATGATCGGCTCGGGTTATCGGCAGAAATATCTGGTCGAGGGTAATGACAGCCGCGGCATCGACGTTGCCGTGCTGATGCGGGAGAAGACCCGCGACGGTCAGCCGATCGAGCTGCGCGACGTCACCAGCCATGCAGCGCTCACCTATCACGATCTCGGCCTCTATCATCCGGGGCTCGGGGAGCGGATCCGGCCAGATGACCGGATCTTCAAACGCGACTGCCTGGAACTCGACCTGCGCGTTGGTGGTCGGCCACTGACGGTCTATGTGGTGCATTTCAAGTCGATGACCAATGGCCGTGATGGAATGGATGGCCGCACCTCGACCATGCCGATCCGCGAGGCCGAGGCAAAGGCGGTACGGCACATCATCGAGAATCGTTTCGGGTCAGAGAGTGCTTCGCGGCACAACTTCGTGATCTGCGGCGACATGAACGACTATCAGGAGCGCATCGACGTGATCGGCGATCGGCGCTCGGGCTATGACTACGTCCACCGGCCGGACCTGCCGAGTGCCCTCGATGTGTTCTCACATGACGGTTTTGCCGAAAACCCCATGCTGCGGCGGGACCCGCTCGATCGCTGGACGCTCTATCATTCGCGCGGTCCCGAAGAGCAGCACCTGTGTCAGCTCGACTATATCTGGCTTTCCAAAGGGCTCGCACAGGCCAATCCGCAGGCGTTACCAGAGGTCATCCGCAACGGTCAGCCATTCCGCACACCCTTTCCGCCGGGGCAGGAGGTCGAACGCTATCCGCGTACCGGATGGGACCGGCCCAAGGCATCCGACCACTGCCCGATTGCCATCACCTTGCATCTGCCATGA
- a CDS encoding NUDIX hydrolase, producing MSDLLTDEVGLPTDGSLYPVRSLALRVAADPHPLDLTQGTAISANWEREVTANPALFNGRMILQRQIRYRDGHLEALGHVSNFATFLWWRRQPELAGACHLFGYPVIVSSDGALVAVEMAPHTANPGQVYFAAGSLDLSDVVDGACDIEGNMRREVMEETGLDLDLAHADPVLYASYRSRRLTLARVFTFSETAEALADRIDAFARDCSEPEISRAVVIRSGDPAAQRYGAAMLPILSWYFQDRG from the coding sequence ATGAGCGATCTCTTGACTGACGAGGTTGGTCTGCCGACCGATGGCAGCCTGTATCCGGTTCGCTCGCTGGCGCTCAGGGTGGCAGCCGATCCGCATCCGCTGGACCTCACTCAAGGCACTGCCATCTCTGCCAATTGGGAGCGTGAGGTGACGGCGAACCCGGCACTCTTCAACGGCCGGATGATCCTGCAGCGTCAGATCCGCTATCGCGATGGGCATCTTGAGGCACTCGGCCATGTGTCGAACTTTGCCACCTTCCTCTGGTGGCGGCGCCAGCCGGAGCTTGCCGGTGCCTGTCACCTGTTCGGCTATCCCGTCATCGTCTCATCCGACGGGGCGCTGGTCGCGGTCGAGATGGCGCCGCACACCGCCAATCCCGGACAGGTCTATTTTGCGGCGGGCTCGCTCGACTTGTCCGATGTCGTTGACGGGGCCTGCGACATCGAGGGCAACATGCGGCGCGAGGTGATGGAGGAGACAGGGCTCGATCTTGATCTGGCGCATGCCGATCCTGTGCTTTACGCCAGCTATCGCTCGCGACGCCTCACCTTGGCACGCGTCTTCACGTTTTCGGAGACGGCGGAGGCTCTTGCCGATCGGATCGACGCCTTTGCCCGCGATTGTTCGGAGCCGGAAATCTCCCGTGCGGTCGTGATCCGCTCTGGCGATCCTGCAGCGCAGCGTTACGGGGCCGCGATGCTGCCGATTCTCAGCTGGTATTTTCAGGATCGAGGATGA
- a CDS encoding FecCD family ABC transporter permease, with protein MSTLGRRDGDRSALGFIVLALLAVLLAIAIFVSIVIGPTGVGLPHLIAYVTGDHASMDQQNLIILEAVRLPRTGMGLLIGAALGVSGAMMQGLFRNPLADPGIVGVTSGAALAAVIAIVLGPTLLFPLQVVFGEQFLPLMAFLGGLGNTFLLYVIATRNGQTSTTALILSGIAIAAMTGAATGLLIFIADDRALRDITFWSLGSLSGATTDKIIAILPFVVFVLAIIPFVARGLDALILGDAAAFHMGVPVQRLKRMTILAVAAACGATVAAAGSIGFIGIVVPHLLRLAIGPSHRFLLPASALGGAALLLLADTVARTIAAPAELPIGIITAILGAPVFLMLLLGKQGRQAMEGL; from the coding sequence ATGTCGACCCTCGGCAGGCGTGACGGAGATCGCTCCGCTCTCGGGTTTATCGTCCTTGCCCTGCTGGCAGTTCTGCTGGCGATCGCCATCTTCGTTTCGATCGTGATCGGTCCAACCGGCGTCGGCCTGCCGCATCTGATCGCCTATGTGACCGGCGATCATGCGAGCATGGACCAGCAGAACCTGATAATCCTGGAAGCTGTGCGCCTGCCACGCACCGGCATGGGCCTCCTGATCGGCGCAGCACTGGGTGTCTCCGGCGCCATGATGCAGGGCCTCTTCCGCAATCCGCTGGCCGACCCCGGCATCGTTGGGGTCACTTCCGGGGCAGCACTTGCCGCCGTGATCGCCATCGTGCTTGGGCCCACACTGCTATTTCCGTTGCAGGTCGTGTTCGGCGAACAGTTTCTGCCGCTGATGGCCTTCCTCGGTGGTCTCGGCAACACTTTCCTGCTCTATGTCATCGCCACCCGTAACGGCCAGACATCGACGACAGCCCTGATCCTCTCGGGGATCGCGATCGCCGCCATGACAGGGGCTGCCACCGGCCTCCTGATCTTTATCGCCGATGACCGGGCGCTGCGCGACATCACTTTCTGGTCTCTCGGCTCATTGAGCGGCGCGACGACGGACAAGATCATCGCCATCCTGCCCTTCGTTGTCTTCGTGCTGGCGATCATCCCCTTCGTCGCACGCGGCCTCGACGCACTGATCCTCGGTGACGCCGCAGCCTTCCACATGGGCGTGCCCGTGCAGCGGCTGAAGCGCATGACGATCCTCGCCGTGGCAGCCGCCTGTGGCGCAACCGTCGCCGCTGCCGGCTCGATTGGCTTCATCGGAATCGTCGTGCCGCATCTGCTGCGTCTCGCGATCGGTCCGTCACATCGCTTCCTGCTGCCGGCTTCCGCGCTCGGCGGGGCAGCCTTGCTGCTTCTCGCTGATACGGTCGCCCGCACCATCGCCGCACCGGCAGAACTGCCGATCGGCATCATCACCGCGATCCTCGGCGCGCCCGTCTTCCTGATGCTTCTACTCGGCAAACAGGGCCGCCAGGCCATGGAGGGCTTGTAA
- the hutX gene encoding heme utilization cystosolic carrier protein HutX → MDTLTQSHGERRERALAALAEKPDGVIEQIAAKAEVTPADVLAILPEGAAVVVPSEKWEPIWKDLTSWGEILMIVHTEDIVLEVEGSLPEGSEGHGWFNIHGDSPIGGHIRKERCVSIAFVDRGFHGRRSCSVWFMNADGKAMFKVFVRRDKERNLLEDQVARFEALRQTFA, encoded by the coding sequence ATGGACACGTTGACGCAAAGCCACGGCGAAAGACGCGAGCGGGCGCTGGCGGCGCTCGCCGAAAAGCCTGACGGTGTCATCGAGCAGATCGCCGCCAAGGCCGAGGTGACGCCTGCCGACGTGCTCGCCATCCTCCCGGAAGGGGCCGCTGTGGTGGTGCCTTCCGAGAAGTGGGAGCCGATCTGGAAGGACCTCACATCCTGGGGCGAGATCCTGATGATCGTCCACACCGAAGACATCGTGCTCGAAGTCGAGGGCAGTCTGCCCGAAGGCAGCGAGGGGCATGGCTGGTTCAACATCCATGGCGACAGTCCGATCGGCGGTCACATCCGCAAGGAACGTTGTGTCTCGATCGCTTTCGTCGATCGCGGCTTCCATGGGCGCCGGTCTTGTTCTGTCTGGTTCATGAATGCCGACGGAAAGGCTATGTTCAAGGTCTTCGTCCGTCGCGACAAGGAGCGCAATCTCCTGGAAGATCAGGTCGCGCGTTTCGAAGCTTTGCGACAGACTTTCGCCTGA
- a CDS encoding heme ABC transporter ATP-binding protein has protein sequence MIRAHDITISRGGRVLVDKVSLHLEAGKVTVIIGPNGAGKSTLLKTLSGEMRPDHGDILYQDRRIASLSPVELARERAVLPQSTALSFPFTALEVVRMGAVAHGSRDPNLAGRQALVRVGLSGFEGRSYNALSGGEQQRVQLARVLAQMPDPVLDGRPRAIFLDEPTASLDIGHQISVLELARDFARRGGVVLAILHDLNLAAEFADHLAVLHHGKLIREGHPKETIDDGTIAHVYGIAGSVGRLPSAAIPYVLPQARFSATR, from the coding sequence ATGATCCGCGCACACGACATCACAATCAGCCGCGGTGGACGCGTTCTCGTCGACAAGGTCAGCCTCCATCTGGAAGCCGGCAAGGTCACCGTGATCATCGGCCCCAACGGGGCGGGCAAGTCCACCCTGTTGAAGACCCTTTCCGGCGAGATGCGCCCCGACCACGGTGACATCCTTTACCAGGACCGGCGTATCGCCTCGCTGAGCCCCGTGGAGCTCGCCCGAGAGCGGGCAGTGCTGCCGCAATCCACAGCACTATCCTTCCCCTTCACGGCGCTTGAGGTGGTGCGCATGGGCGCCGTTGCGCATGGCAGCCGCGATCCGAATCTTGCGGGACGCCAGGCGCTCGTCCGTGTGGGGCTGAGTGGCTTTGAGGGGCGCAGCTACAACGCGCTATCAGGTGGCGAACAACAGCGCGTGCAGCTGGCCCGCGTGCTGGCACAGATGCCCGATCCTGTTCTTGATGGTCGTCCACGCGCGATCTTCCTCGACGAGCCGACGGCAAGCCTCGATATCGGTCACCAGATCTCGGTTCTTGAGCTCGCCCGTGACTTTGCCCGACGCGGCGGTGTCGTCCTGGCCATTCTGCACGACCTCAACCTTGCCGCCGAATTCGCAGATCATTTGGCCGTCCTTCACCACGGCAAACTCATCCGGGAAGGCCATCCGAAGGAAACCATCGACGATGGGACCATCGCGCATGTCTACGGCATTGCTGGCAGTGTCGGACGGCTGCCGAGCGCGGCGATACCCTATGTCTTGCCCCAGGCCCGGTTCAGCGCGACACGCTGA
- a CDS encoding ABC transporter substrate-binding protein has protein sequence MLSIRPSRRKLISALAFSLSLTLVLPQTAGAKDAERIVAIGGTVTEIIYALGEGDRVVAVDTTSLYPPEASSKPDIGYVRQVSAEGVLSQRPDLIIAEAGAGPIDSINILKASGLSFVSIPSPPETSAIPAKIRAIGQAIGRAEKADELAKSVEASLKAIEDKVKAATGPKKKVLFALSLANGRVMAAGSESSADAMIRLAGGENAVSTISGYKPLTDEAVIAAAPDVILVMSGGAQHLTAEKAFELPSLAATPAGANKAFLTMDGLYLLGLGPRAADAARDLNAMLYPEGQ, from the coding sequence ATGTTGTCCATTCGCCCATCCCGCCGCAAGCTCATCTCCGCCCTCGCCTTCTCGCTTTCTTTGACGCTTGTTCTGCCGCAGACGGCAGGGGCCAAGGATGCCGAGCGGATCGTCGCGATCGGGGGCACCGTGACGGAGATCATCTATGCGCTCGGCGAGGGGGACAGGGTGGTCGCCGTCGACACGACGAGCCTTTATCCGCCGGAGGCAAGCTCCAAGCCTGATATCGGCTATGTTCGCCAGGTCTCGGCAGAAGGTGTCCTCTCCCAAAGACCCGATCTGATCATCGCGGAAGCCGGTGCCGGCCCTATCGATTCCATCAACATCCTCAAGGCGAGCGGCCTCAGCTTCGTCAGCATCCCCTCGCCCCCTGAAACATCGGCTATCCCAGCAAAGATCCGCGCCATCGGCCAGGCAATCGGGCGCGCGGAAAAGGCAGACGAACTGGCAAAATCGGTCGAGGCCAGCCTCAAAGCCATTGAAGACAAGGTGAAGGCGGCAACAGGGCCGAAGAAGAAAGTCCTGTTCGCTCTCTCCCTCGCCAATGGACGCGTCATGGCGGCCGGCAGTGAGAGCTCTGCAGACGCGATGATCCGGCTGGCCGGTGGCGAGAACGCCGTGTCCACGATCTCCGGTTACAAGCCGCTGACCGATGAAGCGGTGATTGCCGCAGCCCCCGACGTTATCCTCGTGATGAGCGGCGGCGCCCAGCATCTGACGGCCGAAAAGGCATTTGAGCTCCCCTCCCTTGCAGCAACCCCGGCCGGCGCGAACAAGGCCTTCCTCACCATGGACGGCCTCTATCTCCTCGGTCTTGGACCGCGTGCTGCCGACGCCGCCCGTGACCTGAACGCCATGCTCTATCCGGAAGGGCAGTAA
- a CDS encoding GGDEF domain-containing protein, with amino-acid sequence MQKLTLPMVGIDNEADPPWEHLSTLFHIFPHIVAAIAILSAAILPYMEGRTFEVLVVFAILSLQVIMRGVADLGFRRRHPSDTAQKWLKRFTLISVLSGVAWGASLAILYSGGSPDTQVVILAIGCGILQSSAARAYMAPRSTLLVIFVMIAAINLVAVREGNWIMVPICLAYVGFLASYMIRLIAMDERRLAAETKTRTLVAALAESNEKLTYANEQLRRHAETDALTGLGNRRGFDVQLSHRLGRYRNDREPLALLLIDIDHFKLFNDTRGHQAGDAALQVVAEVIAACMRDVDGTAARYGGEEFAVVLQGNHALEPAVFGEDLRKRVASLFLPTADGGSADLTVSIGVATAGPEDDERSLIALADRRLYDAKACGRNRVCDTDHEERLVGSA; translated from the coding sequence ATGCAAAAGCTTACCCTGCCGATGGTCGGCATCGACAATGAAGCGGATCCGCCCTGGGAGCATCTGAGCACTCTCTTCCATATATTCCCCCACATCGTCGCAGCCATCGCGATCCTGTCGGCCGCCATCCTCCCATATATGGAGGGTCGGACGTTCGAGGTCCTGGTCGTGTTTGCGATCCTCTCGCTGCAGGTGATCATGCGAGGGGTTGCCGACCTTGGCTTCCGGCGACGGCATCCATCCGACACGGCGCAGAAATGGCTCAAGCGATTCACCCTTATCTCGGTCCTTTCGGGCGTCGCCTGGGGCGCTTCACTTGCCATCCTCTATAGCGGCGGCAGCCCCGACACGCAGGTGGTCATCCTCGCCATCGGTTGCGGCATCCTCCAATCGAGTGCGGCACGCGCCTATATGGCGCCCCGTTCTACTCTGCTGGTCATTTTCGTGATGATCGCCGCGATCAACCTGGTCGCGGTCCGCGAGGGCAACTGGATCATGGTTCCGATCTGCCTCGCCTATGTCGGCTTTCTCGCCAGCTACATGATCCGGCTGATCGCCATGGACGAGAGACGCCTGGCGGCAGAGACGAAGACCCGAACGCTGGTGGCAGCCCTGGCCGAAAGCAACGAGAAACTCACCTATGCCAACGAGCAATTGCGCCGTCATGCCGAGACCGACGCCCTGACCGGCCTTGGCAACAGGCGTGGCTTCGACGTGCAGTTAAGCCATCGTCTCGGTCGATACCGCAATGACCGCGAACCTCTGGCGCTGCTCCTGATCGACATCGACCACTTCAAACTCTTCAACGACACCCGGGGCCACCAGGCCGGGGACGCTGCACTTCAGGTGGTGGCGGAAGTGATCGCTGCATGCATGCGGGACGTCGACGGCACGGCTGCACGCTATGGCGGAGAAGAATTCGCCGTCGTCCTGCAGGGCAATCATGCCCTGGAGCCGGCTGTCTTCGGCGAAGACCTGCGCAAACGCGTCGCTTCACTGTTCCTGCCGACGGCAGATGGTGGATCAGCGGACCTGACTGTCAGCATCGGCGTTGCAACCGCTGGCCCTGAAGACGATGAGCGCAGCCTGATCGCCCTTGCCGATCGCAGGCTATACGATGCGAAGGCATGCGGCAGGAACAGGGTCTGCGACACCGACCATGAGGAAAGGCTCGTGGGCTCCGCCTGA